The DNA region AACCTGGGCGCCGTGGACCTGCTGACCCGTGCGGGCCAGACGGTGCCAGAGGCCGACGCCGCGCGGGTATGGGCGCTGGTGGAGGAGCGGGCCGCACGGGTGCCCCTCCAGCACCTGCTGGGCGAGGTGGAGTGGGGCGGCGTGCGGCTGCGGACGGACGGGCGGGCGCTCGTGCCCAGGCCCGAAACCGAGTGGCTGCTGCATCTCGCGCTGGAGGCGCTGCGCGGCGTGCCTGCCCCCCGCGTGGTGGACGTGGGCACGGGCACGGGCGCCCTCGCGCTGGGGCTGAAGGCCGCCCGGCCCGATGCCAGCGTCACCGCCACCGACCTCAGCCCAGAGGCGCTGTCCCTGGCCCGCGAGAATGGCGCGCTGAACGGCCTGGAGGTGGAATTCGCGGAGGGCAGCTTGCTCGCCGGGCGGCCCGGTCCCTTCGACCTCGTGCTCAGCAACCCACCCTACCTCCCCGACGGGGACCGCGCTGAGGCTGACCCCGAGGTGAGGCATGACCCCGATCTCGCCCTGTACGCCGGAGCGGACGGGCTGGACGTGGCGCGGCCCCTCGGGTCGCAGGCAGGGACCGTGCTTGCGCCGGGGGGCCTCCTGCTTCTCGAACTCGACCCCCGCAATGCCCCCACGCTGGCCGAGGAATTGCAGGGGCAGGGCTGGGCGGCCGAAGTCCTGCCCGACCTCACCGGACGCATGCGCTTCGTGCGGGCGACTCCACCGCCGCCCAGAGTCAGCCCTGTTCGGGAATCTGACGCAGCAGGTTGACGGTCTCGATCATGGCGAGGACGGCCTCGCCGCCCTTGTTCCCGGCCTTCGTTCCGGCCCGCTCGATCGCCTGCTCGGTGGTGTCGGTAGTCAGCACCCCGAAGGCAATGGGCACGCCCGTGTGCAGCATCGAGTTCAGGATGCCGTTCGTGGCCGCGCCCGCTACGAAGTCGTAGTGGTCGGTCGCCCCCTTGATGACCGCCCCCAGGCAGACCACCGCGTCGTAGCGCCCGCTCTCGGCCAGCCGCCGGGCGACGAGCGGCACCTCGAAGGAGCCGGGCACGAGGTAGTGGTCGAGGTCGGCGCTGTCCCCGCCATGCTGCACGAAAGCGGTCTGCGCCCCCTCCACCAGCCGGTCCACGATGAAGTGGTTCCAGCGCGTGCTGACGATGGCGAACTTGAGTCCAGTGGCGATCAGGGTGGCCTCGGTGCGGTTCATGGGGGCATTGTGCCGCGTCCGCACGGCGGGGACGCCTGACCCGCGCGGCTTAACACGGTGTTAAGGTGGAGCACGGCAGCCCCCGGCTGCGTCCCTCTTCCTTCTCCTTCCACCCGCGTCCCGCGAGACGCCCCGCGTCCTCCCCCGGCGCGGTAAGCCCGTCCGAGAGACGGCGATGGAGGCCCCCGAATGACCAGCCACGCGCACCCACGAGCGTCTGCCCGATCTTTTGCGGGAGACGCTCGCCTTACCTTTTCCAGGGAGTCCCGGCATGAAGCTTGAGCAGCGTTACGAGGGCAAGGCCAAACGGGTCTACGCGACCGCAGACCCGCACGAGTACGTCGTGGAGTACAAGGACGACGCGACCGCCTTCAATGGCGTGAAAAAGGCCC from Deinococcus budaensis includes:
- the prmC gene encoding peptide chain release factor N(5)-glutamine methyltransferase, with the translated sequence MSGEKASRPPLTTPAPTLREWLREAAHALREAGVPSPEADARALVLHGLNLGAVDLLTRAGQTVPEADAARVWALVEERAARVPLQHLLGEVEWGGVRLRTDGRALVPRPETEWLLHLALEALRGVPAPRVVDVGTGTGALALGLKAARPDASVTATDLSPEALSLARENGALNGLEVEFAEGSLLAGRPGPFDLVLSNPPYLPDGDRAEADPEVRHDPDLALYAGADGLDVARPLGSQAGTVLAPGGLLLLELDPRNAPTLAEELQGQGWAAEVLPDLTGRMRFVRATPPPPRVSPVRESDAAG
- the ribH gene encoding 6,7-dimethyl-8-ribityllumazine synthase — encoded protein: MNRTEATLIATGLKFAIVSTRWNHFIVDRLVEGAQTAFVQHGGDSADLDHYLVPGSFEVPLVARRLAESGRYDAVVCLGAVIKGATDHYDFVAGAATNGILNSMLHTGVPIAFGVLTTDTTEQAIERAGTKAGNKGGEAVLAMIETVNLLRQIPEQG